A section of the bacterium genome encodes:
- the htpX gene encoding zinc metalloprotease HtpX yields MQNTFKTTLLMILLVIVFAYLGKVLGGQQGMILGLVFAAGSNFFSYWFSDKMVLKMYRAKEVDESSAPELYSMVRGLTMNANIPMPKVYIIQNPTPNAFATGRNPDHAAVAVTTGILNLLDHDELSGVIGHELAHIANRDILIQTVAATFAGAISILASIARWGALLGGGRGGDDDNSNPIAFIAAMIFAPLAAMLIQMAISRSREFGADKGGAKICGNPLYLARALQKLEMGAQHYPMDASPETAHMFIINPLSHLKGLQNLFRTHPVTQERIKRLEAMAQNPSLMNG; encoded by the coding sequence ATGCAAAATACGTTTAAAACGACTCTTTTAATGATTTTATTGGTCATTGTTTTTGCTTACCTAGGTAAAGTATTGGGTGGACAGCAAGGAATGATCTTGGGCTTGGTTTTTGCTGCTGGCAGCAATTTCTTTTCTTATTGGTTTTCAGATAAAATGGTTTTAAAAATGTATCGTGCCAAAGAGGTGGATGAAAGCTCTGCGCCAGAATTATACAGCATGGTGCGCGGTCTCACCATGAATGCCAACATCCCCATGCCTAAAGTGTATATCATTCAAAACCCCACTCCCAATGCTTTTGCAACTGGAAGAAACCCAGACCATGCGGCAGTTGCTGTTACAACGGGTATTTTAAACTTACTAGACCATGATGAACTGTCCGGTGTCATTGGCCATGAATTGGCGCACATTGCCAACAGAGACATCTTAATTCAAACCGTTGCAGCCACCTTTGCTGGGGCAATTTCTATCTTAGCAAGCATCGCCAGATGGGGGGCTTTATTGGGTGGTGGTAGAGGTGGAGATGATGACAATTCCAATCCAATAGCCTTCATTGCCGCCATGATTTTTGCTCCTCTTGCGGCCATGCTTATTCAAATGGCTATTTCTAGATCAAGAGAGTTTGGTGCCGATAAAGGTGGGGCTAAAATTTGTGGTAACCCACTGTATCTTGCCAGAGCTTTACAAAAATTAGAAATGGGTGCCCAACACTATCCTATGGATGCCAGCCCAGAAACGGCTCATATGTTTATTATAAATCCTCTAAGTCATTTAAAAGGCTTACAAAACTTATTTAGAACTCACCCTGTCACCCAAGAGCGCATCAAAAGACTTGAGGCCATGGCCCAAAATCCAAGTTTGATGAATGGATAA
- a CDS encoding T9SS type A sorting domain-containing protein: protein MKKIFLSFTLLFTGILWAQNLKIVEINHQGNSVCLEVLNLDSQAWNFKVITYNSTGQVCPTCTTDQTNYNIAANDTLSISIQGTNDLNYGFWLNDPVFVDILMCSNSEDCWVSINGEISETDSSEVASYNAGNESTNPLLSLQYTNNNGTNEWVENLNASCGAPNTPLPIELGEFTAQLTNNDQHVLLSWETITEINNSGFYVQKFSSVDRTYKDIAFIDSKAANGNSSQPINYTFIDPFPTQGSNLYRLKQVDVDGETFSHSKTVAIGFDAIYLDSFFVYPNPTADLIKINYASAYDSISIYTQEGKRLLHAEGSDEIKEEYNLGSYQQNNGVFFIVLQKGNQSKNFKVVLQQ, encoded by the coding sequence ATGAAAAAAATATTTTTATCCTTTACACTATTGTTCACTGGTATCCTATGGGCGCAAAATTTAAAAATTGTAGAAATTAATCATCAAGGCAACAGCGTTTGCTTAGAGGTACTAAACTTAGATAGCCAAGCATGGAATTTTAAAGTGATTACCTATAACTCTACAGGTCAAGTCTGTCCAACGTGCACCACGGATCAAACAAATTATAACATTGCGGCCAATGATACCCTGTCTATTAGTATTCAAGGAACCAACGACTTAAATTATGGCTTTTGGTTGAATGATCCTGTTTTTGTAGATATTTTAATGTGTTCTAATAGTGAAGATTGTTGGGTGTCTATCAATGGTGAAATTTCAGAAACTGACAGCAGTGAAGTAGCGTCATACAATGCCGGTAATGAAAGCACAAATCCTTTGCTAAGCCTGCAATACACCAACAACAATGGAACAAATGAATGGGTAGAAAACCTTAATGCCAGCTGTGGTGCTCCAAATACCCCTCTCCCTATTGAATTAGGCGAGTTTACTGCACAACTGACAAACAATGACCAGCATGTTTTACTCAGTTGGGAAACAATAACAGAAATCAATAATTCCGGTTTTTACGTGCAAAAGTTTTCATCAGTAGATAGAACTTACAAAGATATAGCCTTTATTGATTCTAAAGCTGCTAATGGTAACAGTTCTCAGCCTATCAACTATACATTTATTGATCCTTTCCCTACACAGGGATCAAATTTATACCGTTTAAAACAAGTTGATGTGGATGGGGAAACTTTTTCTCACTCAAAAACTGTTGCTATTGGATTTGATGCTATTTATTTAGATAGTTTTTTTGTATACCCCAACCCCACTGCTGACCTCATCAAAATAAATTATGCTTCAGCCTATGATTCTATTTCTATTTATACGCAAGAAGGGAAACGTTTATTACATGCAGAAGGATCTGATGAAATAAAAGAAGAGTATAATCTTGGTTCTTATCAACAAAACAACGGAGTCTTTTTTATAGTTTTACAAAAAGGCAATCAATCAAAAAACTTTAAAGTTGTTTTACAACAATAG
- a CDS encoding DNA photolyase family protein: MSKTTQNYGIHWFRRDLRVAGNPALQENWKKNDGRVVGLFCFDKKFLSRDDFSVNRFQFFIESLKALKDELQQAGSDLLFLDEGPHTSFEKLFCQFKDRNIHLPTLFTWNKDYEPFAIERDQSIIKLLDDWDISQFSCNDHLLIEPHEVTKKGTDDEYYQVFTPFSRQWLNVFNNDCIQQRIKNQDKTFDYLDALKNNKAKKIFCLSWQDLTYNKLKLNDSLSDYDESNKKKINVEIPEAGSLAAYACLETFAEKINRYKDHRDIPSIDGTSQFSFFLKNGSLNIAQIIAYLKLKAFDPKNKSQKDAFFNELIWREFYYHILYHHPRVEKEAFKPEYNQLNWDNNEKWFEAWKNGETGFPIVDAAMKQLNTTGWMHNRCRMIVASFLCKDLLIDWRWGEQYFMEKLLDGDLAPNNGGWQWSASTGCDAQPYFRIFNPWSQSKKFDADGHYIKQYLPQLEQLDAKLLHNENKIAEQYIKPIVDHKTQREKALKLYKEISNA, from the coding sequence ATGTCTAAAACAACCCAAAACTATGGTATCCACTGGTTTAGACGAGACCTTAGAGTAGCCGGCAATCCAGCCTTGCAAGAAAACTGGAAAAAAAATGATGGCCGTGTTGTTGGTTTATTTTGTTTTGATAAAAAATTTTTAAGTCGTGATGATTTTTCAGTCAATCGCTTTCAGTTTTTTATAGAAAGCTTAAAAGCATTAAAAGACGAACTACAACAGGCTGGCAGTGATTTACTTTTTTTAGATGAAGGCCCGCACACATCTTTTGAAAAATTATTTTGTCAATTTAAAGATAGAAACATTCATCTACCCACTTTATTTACCTGGAACAAAGACTATGAACCCTTTGCAATTGAGAGAGATCAATCAATTATAAAACTTTTAGATGACTGGGATATTTCACAGTTTTCATGCAATGATCACCTTTTAATTGAACCTCATGAAGTGACCAAAAAAGGGACGGATGATGAGTACTATCAAGTCTTTACACCGTTTTCTAGACAGTGGCTCAATGTATTTAATAATGATTGCATACAACAGCGTATTAAAAATCAAGATAAGACTTTTGATTATTTAGATGCATTAAAAAACAATAAAGCCAAAAAAATATTCTGCTTAAGCTGGCAAGACCTGACTTACAATAAACTCAAACTCAATGATAGTTTGAGTGATTATGATGAATCCAACAAAAAAAAGATCAACGTTGAAATTCCCGAAGCAGGTTCTTTAGCTGCTTATGCTTGTTTAGAAACCTTCGCAGAAAAAATTAACCGCTATAAAGATCACAGAGATATTCCTTCAATTGACGGAACCTCCCAATTTTCTTTTTTCTTAAAAAACGGTTCTCTTAATATTGCGCAAATCATTGCTTATCTAAAACTCAAAGCTTTTGACCCTAAAAATAAAAGCCAAAAAGATGCTTTTTTTAATGAGCTCATTTGGCGCGAATTCTATTATCACATCTTGTACCATCACCCTCGTGTAGAAAAAGAAGCATTTAAACCAGAGTACAATCAACTCAATTGGGATAACAATGAAAAATGGTTTGAAGCCTGGAAAAATGGAGAAACCGGATTTCCTATTGTTGACGCTGCCATGAAACAACTCAATACTACTGGCTGGATGCACAACCGGTGTAGAATGATTGTAGCTTCTTTTTTATGCAAAGACTTGTTGATTGATTGGCGCTGGGGAGAACAATATTTTATGGAAAAATTATTGGATGGAGACTTAGCCCCCAACAATGGTGGCTGGCAATGGTCAGCATCTACAGGCTGTGATGCGCAACCCTATTTCAGAATTTTTAATCCCTGGTCTCAGTCTAAAAAATTTGATGCTGATGGCCACTACATCAAGCAATATCTTCCACAACTTGAACAGCTGGATGCAAAACTATTACACAATGAAAACAAAATTGCCGAGCAATACATAAAACCCATTGTAGACCACAAAACACAAAGAGAAAAAGCCCTTAAACTCTACAAGGAGATTTCCAATGCTTAA